A genomic stretch from Aminobacter aminovorans includes:
- a CDS encoding SPOR domain-containing protein, giving the protein MADRTQLKIADKNDFADEDPFAELTRIMGFDPRQPVVRQDVGAPADRVEPTVDDDFGIDLEKELLGELAGDDLVAEPERIAHDAYIYANQPAAYAPVESPVAYAPAEERAREPEFASDASFDDAVAASFEDFSLEDELLRPEEPAYAAVPAYDQAPEVGFAPEPTFAPEPAFATEPPFAPEPDFDDAVAASFEQEFSMEDELLAADEPAAQVAAPVSYAASTEVDLDAEFDVALADVDMDFAAVDDDSYAAEAVEDDHLTLGEYQAAEPEIAFSHADLVDQPQAVAAPVAQAGDYDEFERRLQDALRDEEPAYEPAVAYAAPAVEPVVEAPVHAPEVAQVAAPVAAVEDTSLEDELNALLGNMSSQAKALSEPVPLRVVEPVAVEPEPTFASALWAPEQPAEEPTQAYEDTDYATAYDAPVEEFVAADEAAPVQADAGYSEPSYDHQADIDVSFDDDAFDMALERSAAAEVSEVAAPAIAAAAAAVPMRPLAASRYEQARNWGLGTPVAPRAAAPVVAAQSSYQPEAIQKPDAYMPVAPTYEPQTEPVAYAPEAYAPQAEPEAYAPAEPAVDDLEAELFAAVSSFDDAPDIETVDVPEKAVALADDLDIPELSFEDDAPPAPAFDDLDGEFSNLMNEMNAPEVTKPAGSSNYASNPYADGFDRKTLRDGDASQPIELAGAAAAGAAAMYAGRQVDDRLGGFDLGGMQQSQANAPRQQAQADEFDYDPDFDEAMEALPGSPAARPVRRGMMIAAIVGAVAVVGGIGAFALSFGGGEGAGAPVIVKADESPIKVKPENPGGATVPNQDSKVYDRVAGGSTNGAPAQDKLVTNAEEPVDLAAQEAEANMPENLPLNGDDVAAEPTAKSEERVAQAPQTDQPDASTETAAVAPRKVRTMVVRPDGTLVPREEPAPAVVAAAEPTDPAPQRVAEPASEATGTVPAQPALAPVAKPAQSANTPSTAPIAPQRPSEQPVDVVGEVKPDQVAAVAPTAPTTAAASGAWAMQIASQPSEAAAKSTYADLARRYGSVLNGREVSIVKAEIAGKGTFWRVRVPAGTRNDAVSLCESYKAAGGNCFVSK; this is encoded by the coding sequence ATGGCAGACAGAACCCAGCTGAAGATCGCAGACAAGAATGACTTCGCCGACGAAGATCCCTTCGCCGAACTGACGAGGATCATGGGCTTCGATCCGCGCCAGCCTGTGGTGCGCCAGGATGTTGGCGCGCCCGCTGATCGCGTCGAGCCGACCGTCGACGACGACTTCGGCATTGATCTGGAAAAGGAGCTGCTTGGCGAACTGGCGGGCGACGATCTCGTCGCTGAGCCGGAGCGCATAGCCCACGATGCCTATATTTACGCAAACCAACCGGCAGCTTACGCGCCGGTAGAATCGCCTGTTGCTTATGCGCCGGCTGAAGAGCGTGCCCGTGAGCCGGAATTCGCCTCCGACGCTTCATTCGACGATGCCGTTGCCGCCAGCTTCGAGGACTTCTCGCTCGAGGACGAACTGCTTCGTCCCGAGGAGCCGGCTTACGCCGCCGTACCTGCCTACGATCAGGCGCCGGAAGTTGGCTTCGCTCCGGAACCCACTTTCGCTCCTGAGCCTGCTTTCGCGACCGAGCCGCCTTTTGCGCCCGAGCCCGATTTCGACGATGCGGTTGCTGCGTCCTTCGAGCAGGAATTCTCGATGGAAGACGAGCTTCTGGCGGCCGATGAGCCTGCCGCGCAGGTCGCCGCGCCGGTATCTTATGCGGCTTCGACCGAGGTTGATCTCGACGCCGAGTTCGACGTTGCCCTTGCCGATGTCGATATGGATTTCGCGGCAGTCGACGATGACAGCTACGCAGCCGAAGCCGTCGAGGACGACCATCTGACGCTGGGCGAGTACCAGGCGGCCGAGCCGGAAATCGCGTTCTCGCATGCCGATCTGGTCGACCAGCCGCAAGCGGTTGCAGCACCTGTGGCGCAGGCCGGGGACTATGACGAGTTCGAACGCCGCCTGCAGGATGCGCTGCGCGACGAAGAGCCAGCCTATGAGCCTGCGGTCGCTTATGCGGCGCCGGCAGTCGAGCCTGTGGTCGAAGCGCCGGTCCATGCGCCTGAGGTCGCCCAGGTCGCGGCTCCGGTGGCAGCTGTCGAAGACACCAGCCTCGAGGATGAACTGAACGCGCTGCTTGGCAATATGAGCAGCCAGGCCAAGGCGCTGTCCGAGCCGGTCCCGCTTCGTGTCGTCGAGCCGGTAGCAGTCGAGCCTGAGCCGACTTTTGCCAGCGCGCTTTGGGCGCCCGAACAGCCCGCCGAGGAGCCGACACAGGCTTACGAAGACACCGACTATGCAACGGCCTACGACGCGCCGGTCGAGGAGTTCGTGGCTGCCGATGAAGCAGCCCCCGTCCAGGCGGATGCCGGCTATTCCGAGCCGAGCTACGATCACCAGGCCGACATCGACGTCAGCTTCGATGACGACGCCTTCGATATGGCGCTTGAGCGCAGTGCCGCGGCTGAAGTCTCAGAGGTCGCAGCCCCGGCAATTGCCGCCGCCGCTGCTGCTGTGCCGATGCGTCCGCTTGCTGCCTCGCGTTATGAGCAGGCTCGCAACTGGGGTCTGGGCACGCCGGTGGCACCGCGCGCTGCCGCGCCTGTTGTAGCTGCCCAGTCGAGCTATCAGCCGGAAGCCATCCAGAAGCCGGATGCCTATATGCCGGTTGCGCCGACCTATGAGCCGCAGACCGAACCCGTTGCCTATGCGCCCGAAGCTTATGCCCCGCAGGCCGAACCAGAGGCATATGCGCCGGCAGAGCCCGCGGTCGATGATCTGGAAGCGGAGCTTTTCGCCGCCGTCTCGTCCTTTGACGATGCGCCCGATATTGAGACTGTCGATGTGCCGGAAAAGGCTGTTGCGCTCGCCGACGACCTCGACATCCCCGAATTGTCGTTCGAGGATGACGCGCCGCCGGCTCCGGCTTTTGACGATCTCGACGGTGAATTCTCGAACCTGATGAACGAGATGAACGCGCCGGAGGTTACCAAGCCGGCTGGATCGTCGAACTATGCGTCGAACCCCTATGCCGACGGCTTCGATCGCAAGACGCTGCGCGATGGTGATGCGTCGCAGCCGATCGAACTGGCAGGTGCGGCCGCAGCCGGTGCTGCTGCCATGTATGCCGGCCGCCAGGTCGACGACCGCTTGGGTGGCTTTGACCTCGGCGGCATGCAGCAGAGCCAGGCTAACGCGCCGCGCCAGCAGGCCCAGGCCGACGAGTTCGACTACGATCCTGATTTCGACGAGGCGATGGAAGCGCTGCCCGGCTCGCCGGCAGCCCGTCCGGTACGTCGCGGCATGATGATCGCCGCAATTGTCGGTGCGGTTGCCGTCGTCGGTGGTATCGGCGCCTTCGCGCTGTCGTTTGGCGGCGGCGAGGGTGCAGGCGCGCCCGTCATCGTCAAGGCCGACGAGAGCCCGATCAAGGTCAAGCCGGAAAATCCGGGTGGTGCTACGGTGCCGAACCAGGACAGCAAGGTCTATGACCGTGTCGCAGGCGGCTCGACCAACGGCGCCCCGGCCCAGGACAAGCTTGTCACTAACGCTGAAGAGCCGGTCGACCTCGCGGCACAGGAAGCCGAGGCGAACATGCCCGAAAACCTGCCGCTCAACGGAGACGACGTCGCCGCTGAACCGACTGCGAAGTCGGAAGAGCGTGTTGCGCAAGCGCCGCAGACCGATCAGCCCGATGCCAGCACCGAGACGGCTGCCGTCGCTCCGCGCAAGGTTCGCACCATGGTGGTGAGGCCGGATGGCACGCTGGTGCCGCGCGAAGAACCGGCTCCGGCCGTTGTAGCTGCTGCCGAGCCCACCGATCCGGCACCGCAGCGCGTTGCCGAGCCGGCAAGCGAAGCCACTGGCACCGTACCGGCCCAGCCGGCGCTTGCGCCTGTCGCCAAGCCTGCCCAGTCGGCCAACACGCCGTCGACGGCTCCGATTGCGCCACAGCGCCCATCCGAGCAGCCGGTCGATGTCGTCGGCGAGGTCAAGCCTGATCAGGTCGCGGCTGTCGCACCGACGGCACCGACAACGGCTGCCGCTTCCGGTGCCTGGGCTATGCAGATCGCCTCGCAGCCGAGCGAAGCAGCCGCGAAGTCGACTTATGCCGATCTTGCCCGCCGCTACGGCAGCGTGCTGAACGGCCGCGAAGTCAGCATCGTCAAGGCTGAGATCGCGGGCAAGGGCACGTTCTGGCGCGTTCGCGTGCCGGCCGGCACCCGCAACGATGCGGTCAGCCTCTGCGAAAGCTACAAGGCCGCCGGCGGCAACTGCTTCGTCTCGAAGTAA
- a CDS encoding ABC transporter ATP-binding protein translates to MTTNQAQTASRVTAGVTFAARLAFEEIRHSFANGSETLREVSLAAEPGEVLCLLGPSGSGKTTLLRIAAGIEAQSSGRVLLNGKEIAGPQVFLPPEQRSIGLVFQDFALFPHLTILDNVRFGLTALSREESRKEALIALARVGLEHYSDNYPHALSGGEQQRVALARALAPRPAVLLMDEPFSGLDSRLKDSVRAETLAILRESRATAIVVTHDAEEAMRMGDRIALLKDGKLVQAGRAEDLYLRPANLFVAGFFSELNVFPAKAVDGYAMTPVGEVETDASEGADVLVAVRLTGIDVSETSGETQARIISRRYLGVVELLELAVPGAETPVRARIRCGALSAKARDIWLSLRKADVLVFESGSERA, encoded by the coding sequence GTGACGACAAATCAGGCCCAGACGGCATCGCGTGTTACCGCGGGTGTGACCTTTGCCGCGAGGTTGGCCTTCGAAGAGATTCGCCATTCCTTCGCCAATGGCTCCGAGACGCTGCGCGAGGTCAGCCTCGCCGCCGAGCCGGGCGAGGTGTTGTGCCTGCTCGGACCGTCCGGCTCAGGCAAGACAACGTTGCTTCGGATCGCCGCCGGCATCGAGGCACAGAGCTCGGGGCGTGTGCTGCTGAACGGCAAGGAGATTGCTGGTCCTCAGGTGTTTTTGCCGCCGGAACAGCGCTCGATTGGCCTGGTGTTCCAGGATTTCGCGTTGTTTCCGCATCTGACCATTCTCGACAACGTGCGCTTCGGACTGACCGCCTTGTCACGCGAGGAGAGCCGGAAGGAAGCGCTGATCGCGCTCGCCCGCGTCGGGCTCGAACATTACTCCGACAACTATCCGCATGCGCTCTCCGGTGGCGAACAGCAGCGCGTGGCGCTTGCCCGCGCGCTGGCGCCGCGACCGGCGGTTCTGCTGATGGACGAGCCGTTTTCCGGTCTTGATTCGCGGCTCAAGGATTCGGTGCGTGCCGAAACCCTGGCGATCCTGCGCGAAAGCCGCGCAACGGCCATCGTCGTTACCCATGACGCCGAAGAAGCCATGCGCATGGGCGACCGCATCGCGCTGCTGAAGGATGGCAAGCTGGTGCAGGCGGGCAGGGCGGAGGATCTCTACCTCAGGCCGGCAAATCTTTTCGTTGCCGGCTTCTTCTCCGAGCTCAACGTCTTTCCCGCCAAGGCTGTCGACGGTTATGCGATGACACCGGTGGGCGAGGTCGAAACCGACGCTTCGGAAGGCGCCGACGTGCTCGTGGCTGTGCGCCTGACCGGCATCGACGTCAGCGAGACATCAGGTGAAACCCAGGCCCGCATCATTTCCCGGCGCTATCTCGGCGTGGTCGAATTGCTCGAACTTGCGGTGCCAGGGGCCGAGACGCCGGTGAGGGCGCGCATACGCTGCGGCGCTTTGTCCGCAAAAGCACGTGATATATGGCTGTCGCTTCGGAAAGCGGATGTTCTAGTGTTTGAATCCGGAAGCGAAAGAGCCTAG
- a CDS encoding deoxyguanosinetriphosphate triphosphohydrolase has product MAGERQLGDIGFGYRPRAAYACDPAHSRGRLFDEVESPTRTPFQRDRDRIIHSTAFRRLKHKTQVFVAHEGDHFRTRLTHTIEVAQIARALARALRCDEDLAEAIALVHDFGHTPFGHTGEDALNEKMAAWGGFDHNAQSLRVVTRLESRYAEFDGLNLTWETLEGLVKHNGPLTDAAGKGLKGQVPQAIRDYSELHDLELDRFASLEAQCAAIADDIAYNTHDIDDGLRAGLLTLEMLDDVPLPASILRGVRERYPALDPMRTGHELMRRQITMFVEDVISTATARIARLAPQSADEVRNAGEVMVTFSDQMTASEKELKAFLYRNMYRHSEVMRVRANADRIVRDLFDAYYADPRAMPEGWREGLDRAEDRIKARAVADFLAGMTDTYAVKEHRRLFDHTPDLV; this is encoded by the coding sequence GCAGGCGAACGGCAACTTGGCGATATCGGCTTCGGCTACCGGCCGCGCGCCGCCTATGCCTGCGATCCCGCGCATTCGCGTGGCCGCCTGTTCGACGAGGTCGAGAGCCCGACGCGCACGCCGTTCCAGCGCGACCGCGACCGCATCATCCATTCGACGGCCTTTCGCCGCCTCAAGCACAAGACGCAGGTGTTCGTGGCGCATGAGGGCGATCATTTCCGCACCCGACTGACGCACACGATCGAGGTGGCGCAGATCGCCCGCGCTCTGGCGCGCGCGCTGCGCTGCGACGAGGATCTCGCCGAAGCGATCGCGCTGGTGCACGACTTCGGCCACACGCCTTTCGGCCATACCGGCGAAGACGCGCTCAACGAAAAGATGGCGGCCTGGGGCGGTTTCGACCACAACGCCCAGTCGCTGCGCGTGGTGACGCGGCTGGAGAGCCGTTACGCCGAGTTCGATGGCCTCAACCTGACCTGGGAGACGCTTGAAGGGCTTGTCAAACACAACGGCCCGCTGACCGATGCCGCCGGCAAGGGGCTGAAGGGGCAGGTGCCGCAGGCCATCCGCGACTATTCCGAGCTGCATGACCTCGAGCTCGACCGCTTTGCCAGCCTGGAGGCTCAGTGTGCGGCGATCGCCGACGACATCGCCTACAACACGCATGACATCGATGACGGGCTCAGGGCAGGGCTGCTGACCCTTGAGATGCTCGACGACGTTCCGCTGCCGGCCTCGATCTTGCGCGGTGTTCGCGAGCGATATCCTGCGCTTGATCCGATGCGCACCGGTCACGAGTTGATGCGGCGCCAGATCACCATGTTCGTCGAGGACGTCATCTCGACAGCGACGGCCAGGATCGCGCGTCTGGCACCGCAAAGCGCCGATGAGGTGAGGAACGCGGGCGAGGTGATGGTGACGTTCTCGGACCAGATGACGGCTTCGGAGAAGGAGCTGAAGGCCTTTCTCTACCGTAACATGTATCGGCATTCCGAAGTGATGCGGGTGCGCGCCAATGCCGACCGCATTGTGCGCGACCTGTTCGACGCATACTACGCCGATCCCCGGGCCATGCCCGAGGGCTGGCGAGAGGGGCTCGACAGGGCTGAGGATCGCATCAAGGCGCGTGCCGTTGCCGATTTCCTGGCTGGCATGACCGACACCTACGCGGTCAAGGAACACCGACGCTTGTTTGACCATACGCCCGATTTGGTTTAG
- the argS gene encoding arginine--tRNA ligase, whose product MNIFADFSERITKAVEALDLTPKEGGALDLTRIAVEPPRDATHGDLATNAAMVLAKPTGQNPRALAERLVAELSKDADVAKAEVAGPGFVNLKLHDAFWQKHLADLLSRGTDYGRSSFGNKKRVNVEYVSANPTGPMHVGHCRGAVVGDALANILGFAGYDVTKEYYINDAGVQIDVLGRSVMLRYREALGDEIGEIPAGLYPGDYLVPVGQALAKEFGRDLLQKPEDEALALIKERTIVAMMEMIREDLALLDVRHEVFFSERTLHADNAKAIRSAISDLTLKGHVYKGKLPPPKGEKPDDWEDREQTLFRSTEVGDDMDRALVKSDGAFTYFAADVAYLKDKVDRGFEELVFVLGADHGGYVKRMEALARAVTDGAVKLDVLLCQLVKLFRDGEPVRMSKRKGDFITLREVVEEVGRDAIRFMMLYRKSDAPLDFDFAKVTEQSKDNPVFYVQYASARCHSVFRQAKEQLGQAEFARAGLIGAVERLTDEGEIALIKKLAEYPRLIESAAQSMEPHRLAFYLYDLASAFHGHWNRGTDNHDLRFVKVNDPELTYARLGLVQAVSDVLTSGLALIGADAPTEMR is encoded by the coding sequence ATGAACATTTTCGCCGATTTCAGCGAGCGGATTACCAAAGCCGTCGAAGCGCTTGATTTGACTCCCAAAGAAGGCGGCGCGCTCGACCTGACGCGCATTGCCGTCGAGCCGCCGCGCGATGCGACACATGGCGATCTGGCGACGAATGCGGCGATGGTGCTGGCCAAGCCGACCGGGCAGAACCCGCGCGCGCTGGCCGAACGGCTTGTGGCCGAGCTCTCCAAGGATGCCGACGTCGCCAAGGCAGAGGTTGCCGGCCCCGGCTTCGTCAATCTCAAGCTCCACGACGCCTTCTGGCAGAAGCACCTGGCAGACTTGCTGTCGCGCGGCACAGACTATGGCCGCTCCAGCTTCGGCAACAAGAAGCGCGTGAACGTCGAATACGTCTCGGCCAATCCGACCGGGCCGATGCATGTCGGCCATTGCCGCGGCGCGGTTGTCGGCGATGCGCTCGCCAACATCCTCGGCTTCGCCGGCTACGACGTGACCAAGGAATACTACATCAACGACGCCGGCGTGCAGATCGATGTGCTCGGCCGCTCGGTGATGCTGCGCTATCGCGAAGCGCTGGGTGATGAGATCGGCGAGATCCCTGCCGGCCTCTACCCGGGCGACTACCTCGTGCCGGTCGGCCAGGCGCTGGCCAAGGAATTCGGCCGCGACTTGCTGCAGAAGCCCGAGGACGAAGCGCTGGCACTGATCAAGGAGCGCACCATCGTTGCCATGATGGAGATGATCCGCGAGGATCTGGCGCTGCTCGACGTGCGCCACGAGGTGTTCTTCTCCGAGCGCACGCTGCACGCAGACAATGCCAAGGCGATCCGCTCGGCGATCAGCGACCTGACGCTGAAGGGACATGTCTACAAGGGCAAGCTGCCGCCGCCCAAGGGCGAGAAGCCCGACGACTGGGAGGATCGTGAGCAGACGCTGTTCCGCTCGACCGAGGTCGGCGACGACATGGATCGCGCTCTAGTGAAGTCTGACGGCGCCTTCACCTATTTCGCTGCCGACGTCGCCTATCTCAAGGACAAGGTCGATCGCGGCTTCGAAGAATTGGTATTCGTGCTCGGCGCCGACCATGGCGGCTACGTCAAGCGCATGGAAGCGCTGGCGCGGGCCGTCACCGATGGTGCCGTCAAGCTCGACGTCCTGCTGTGCCAACTGGTCAAGCTGTTCCGCGACGGCGAGCCGGTGCGCATGTCCAAGCGGAAGGGTGACTTCATTACGTTGCGCGAGGTCGTCGAGGAAGTTGGCCGCGATGCGATTCGCTTCATGATGCTCTATCGCAAGAGCGACGCGCCGCTCGATTTCGATTTTGCCAAGGTCACCGAGCAGTCGAAGGACAATCCGGTGTTCTACGTTCAGTACGCCTCCGCGCGCTGCCACTCTGTATTCAGGCAGGCAAAGGAGCAACTCGGCCAGGCGGAGTTCGCGCGCGCCGGTCTGATCGGTGCCGTCGAACGGCTGACGGATGAAGGCGAAATCGCGCTTATCAAGAAGCTCGCCGAGTATCCGCGCCTGATTGAGTCGGCTGCGCAGTCGATGGAGCCGCACAGACTGGCGTTCTATCTCTACGACCTCGCAAGCGCCTTCCACGGACACTGGAATCGCGGCACGGACAACCATGACTTACGGTTTGTTAAGGTTAACGATCCAGAATTGACCTATGCCAGACTCGGGCTGGTGCAGGCTGTTTCGGACGTTTTGACGTCAGGCCTGGCGTTGATCGGAGCGGATGCGCCGACCGAAATGCGCTAG
- the scpB gene encoding SMC-Scp complex subunit ScpB translates to MTEGSNVVPFSLEDEDGDTVEHNPAARLHLAEAVRMAEAIVFASAEPVSERQLVARLPEGIDVPAAMAELQRIYERRGVNLVKVADSWAFRTAGDLAFLMSRDTIQQKKLSRAALEVLSVIAYHQPVTRAEIEDIRGVETSKGTLDTLMETEWVRMRGRRKTPGRPVTYGTTDKFLDHFGLEEIRDLPGMEELKGAGLLSSRMPPGFSVPLPPSDPDLLTDDEDPFTDIDLEELGLLTPRVTDD, encoded by the coding sequence ATGACCGAAGGATCAAATGTGGTTCCGTTCAGCCTCGAAGATGAGGACGGCGACACCGTGGAGCACAACCCGGCGGCGCGCTTGCATCTGGCCGAAGCCGTGCGCATGGCGGAAGCCATCGTTTTTGCCAGCGCCGAGCCCGTGAGCGAGCGGCAACTGGTCGCGCGGCTGCCGGAAGGCATAGACGTTCCCGCCGCCATGGCAGAGTTGCAGCGCATCTATGAGCGTCGCGGCGTCAATCTGGTGAAAGTCGCCGATTCCTGGGCATTCCGCACGGCTGGCGACCTTGCCTTCCTGATGAGCCGCGACACCATCCAGCAGAAGAAGCTGTCGCGCGCCGCCCTCGAAGTGCTGTCGGTGATCGCCTACCACCAGCCGGTGACCCGCGCCGAGATCGAGGATATCCGCGGTGTCGAAACGTCGAAGGGCACGCTCGACACGCTGATGGAAACCGAATGGGTGCGCATGCGCGGCCGCCGCAAGACACCGGGCCGGCCCGTGACCTACGGCACGACCGACAAGTTTCTCGACCATTTCGGCCTCGAGGAGATACGCGACCTGCCCGGCATGGAAGAGCTCAAGGGGGCAGGGCTGTTGTCGTCGCGCATGCCGCCCGGCTTCTCGGTCCCGCTGCCGCCATCCGATCCGGACCTGCTCACCGACGACGAGGACCCGTTCACCGACATCGATCTCGAAGAGCTTGGCCTGTTGACACCCCGCGTCACAGATGATTGA
- the tatB gene encoding Sec-independent protein translocase protein TatB encodes MFEIGWTEMLVIAVVMIVVVGPKDLPKMLRTMGRMTAKARSMAGDFQRQFNEALKEAELDDVKKSVDELRGLNPAQQIRKQLNPFEQAASDVRAGLDAAMKPSQPAPPADPASDTAHPAVPLKNGATVMPGVAGPDAMPAATPVFPAAEVNATPVPVSAEAAKAEKPKAAAKPKSVAEAKPVAKAKAPAATAKAPLTKAAVVKAAPAKAPVAKAAPAKAAVPKKTTKTTKAGKAS; translated from the coding sequence ATGTTTGAAATCGGCTGGACCGAAATGCTGGTGATCGCGGTCGTCATGATCGTGGTCGTCGGCCCTAAGGATTTGCCCAAGATGCTCCGCACCATGGGGCGGATGACGGCCAAGGCACGTTCCATGGCGGGCGATTTTCAGCGCCAGTTCAATGAGGCGCTGAAGGAAGCCGAGCTCGACGACGTCAAGAAGTCCGTCGACGAGTTGCGCGGCCTCAACCCCGCGCAGCAGATCAGGAAGCAGCTCAATCCCTTCGAGCAGGCCGCCTCCGATGTGCGCGCCGGGCTCGATGCTGCGATGAAGCCTTCGCAGCCGGCACCGCCGGCTGATCCCGCTTCGGACACTGCGCATCCCGCCGTACCGCTGAAGAATGGTGCAACCGTTATGCCAGGCGTTGCCGGTCCGGACGCAATGCCCGCGGCAACACCGGTGTTCCCGGCTGCCGAGGTCAATGCCACGCCGGTTCCCGTGTCGGCAGAGGCAGCAAAGGCCGAAAAGCCGAAAGCGGCGGCCAAGCCGAAGTCAGTAGCCGAAGCCAAGCCTGTCGCAAAGGCCAAGGCGCCGGCCGCAACGGCCAAGGCGCCTTTGACCAAGGCTGCGGTTGTGAAGGCGGCGCCGGCGAAAGCGCCTGTTGCAAAGGCTGCGCCGGCCAAGGCGGCTGTGCCCAAAAAGACCACCAAGACGACCAAAGCAGGAAAAGCCTCGTGA
- a CDS encoding twin-arginine translocase TatA/TatE family subunit, whose product MGSFSIWHWLIVLVVVLLLFGRGKIPELMGDMAKGIKSFKKGMSDDEADDSKTVEHRNDETVNSTKEKASKS is encoded by the coding sequence ATGGGTTCGTTTTCAATCTGGCACTGGCTGATCGTACTGGTCGTCGTGCTGCTGCTGTTTGGTCGTGGCAAGATCCCTGAGCTGATGGGCGACATGGCCAAGGGCATCAAGAGCTTCAAGAAGGGGATGTCGGACGACGAAGCCGATGACTCCAAGACGGTCGAGCATCGCAACGACGAGACTGTGAACTCGACCAAGGAAAAGGCCAGCAAGAGCTGA
- the tatC gene encoding twin-arginine translocase subunit TatC, whose amino-acid sequence MSAEDDEIEKSSAPLIEHLIELRTRLMWSIGGFFIAFLVCFFFAKQLFNLLVIPFKWATNWAGLDPHKVELIYTAPQEFFFTQIKLAMFGGLVIAFPVIASQIYKFVAPGLYKNERAAFLPFLIASPVLFLMGASLVYFFFTPMVMWFFLAMQQAGTDDQVQISLLPKVSEYLSLIMTLIFSFGLVFQLPVVTTLMARVGMVTSQGLADKRKWAIVIAFVVAAVLTPPDPVSQIGLALPTILLYEISIWTARMIEKKREQERVAREKQDADDSAADPQSQAASTSLEGTGSADKAG is encoded by the coding sequence GTGAGCGCCGAAGACGACGAAATCGAGAAGTCATCGGCACCGCTGATCGAACATCTGATCGAACTGCGCACCCGGCTGATGTGGTCCATCGGCGGGTTCTTCATCGCCTTCCTCGTCTGCTTCTTCTTTGCCAAGCAGCTTTTCAACCTGCTGGTCATCCCGTTCAAATGGGCGACCAACTGGGCTGGCCTCGACCCGCACAAGGTCGAGCTGATCTACACCGCGCCGCAGGAATTCTTCTTCACCCAGATCAAGCTCGCCATGTTCGGCGGTCTGGTGATCGCGTTTCCTGTGATCGCCTCGCAGATCTACAAGTTCGTTGCACCGGGCCTCTACAAGAACGAGCGCGCGGCCTTCCTGCCGTTCCTGATTGCCTCGCCGGTGCTCTTTCTCATGGGCGCGTCGCTGGTCTACTTCTTCTTCACGCCGATGGTGATGTGGTTCTTCCTCGCCATGCAGCAGGCCGGCACCGACGACCAGGTGCAGATTTCGCTGTTGCCCAAGGTATCGGAATATCTCAGCCTGATCATGACGCTGATCTTCTCCTTCGGCCTGGTGTTCCAGCTGCCGGTCGTGACGACGCTGATGGCGCGGGTGGGCATGGTCACTTCGCAGGGGTTGGCCGACAAGCGCAAATGGGCGATCGTCATTGCCTTCGTGGTGGCAGCCGTACTGACCCCACCCGATCCGGTGAGCCAGATCGGCCTTGCCCTTCCCACGATCCTTCTTTACGAGATTTCCATCTGGACCGCCCGGATGATCGAAAAGAAGCGCGAGCAGGAACGCGTGGCGCGCGAAAAGCAGGATGCGGACGACAGCGCCGCCGACCCGCAATCGCAAGCAGCATCCACTTCGCTCGAAGGCACAGGCAGCGCCGACAAGGCCGGCTGA
- a CDS encoding segregation and condensation protein A, which yields MDRLWAQNADDRMTDDPSLVVDVAGFEGPLDLLLHLARSQRVDLSRISILALVEQYLTFVSQARALRLELAADYLVMAAWLAFLKSKLLIPKLPGDEGESGEELAAVLQFRLKRLEAMRDAAARLVNRNRLGRDVFQRGAPELVIVDKRNEYSASLFDLLSAYAGQRQRQAITNVQIAKRGVWSLKAAREILTRMVGELKDWTALDHFLLRYMTSPEERATAIASSFAASLEMVRDGTVEIRQHEPFAPIYLRERQPAAPQTEGAS from the coding sequence ATGGACCGTCTGTGGGCTCAGAACGCTGACGACCGCATGACCGACGATCCGTCGCTGGTCGTCGACGTCGCCGGTTTCGAAGGCCCGCTCGATCTCCTGTTGCATCTGGCGCGCAGCCAGCGTGTCGACCTCTCCCGCATTTCGATCCTGGCGCTTGTCGAGCAGTACCTGACCTTCGTCTCGCAGGCGCGGGCGCTTCGGCTGGAGCTTGCCGCGGACTATCTGGTCATGGCGGCCTGGCTCGCTTTCCTCAAGTCTAAGCTGCTGATCCCCAAGCTGCCCGGCGACGAGGGTGAGAGCGGCGAAGAATTGGCCGCCGTCCTGCAGTTCCGGCTGAAGCGTCTGGAAGCCATGCGCGATGCCGCTGCCCGGCTGGTCAACCGCAACCGGCTCGGCCGCGACGTTTTCCAGCGCGGTGCGCCAGAACTGGTGATCGTCGACAAGCGCAACGAATACTCGGCCTCGCTGTTCGACCTGCTGAGCGCCTATGCCGGCCAGCGCCAGCGCCAGGCGATCACCAACGTGCAGATCGCCAAGCGCGGTGTCTGGTCGCTGAAGGCGGCGCGCGAGATACTGACCCGCATGGTCGGCGAACTGAAGGACTGGACGGCGCTCGATCATTTCCTGCTGCGTTACATGACCAGTCCGGAAGAGCGCGCAACGGCGATCGCCAGCTCATTTGCCGCAAGCCTGGAAATGGTCCGCGACGGAACCGTCGAAATCCGTCAGCACGAGCCGTTTGCGCCGATCTACCTGCGCGAGCGCCAGCCGGCGGCACCGCAGACCGAAGGTGCGTCATGA